The genome window GCGGCCGAGTGGCGCGGCCTGGAGCCCACACTCGCGGCGATTGGCGATGGCGCACGAGCACGGCGGCGTCCATTGCACGTTGCCGTCTCCGTGAGCAGCGACGATCGGCGCGCCGTCGCCCCCGGGAAGGGGTGGCGCCTGGTCGGGATGTCATACGCGGCCAGCATCGCCCTCATCGCCGACAGCGGACGCGGCGATGCAGCACCCGTCATCGACTCCACCGCCATCGCGCTCTCGCGCATCGAATCGGCGGGGCGGCGACGCGCAGTGGGCGGTAAGACGGCGAGCGCGCCAGCCGCACGCGACGGCACAGGACGCTACGTTCAGCGCCTGCTGGACTGTCCGGCCGCCGCACTGGCGCGTGCACGCGGGGTGAATTCGTCGCCGCCCGGTTTACTTGAATCGACTTGTAACTTCCGATAGTTTATCATGTTATGCCTTTTCCGGGGTTGGCGGATCGACTCCAGTCGGTGCAGGCGCGCATCGCGTCGGCGGTCGCGCGTGGCGCTCACGGCCAGCGCGTCGAGCTGATCGCCGTCACCAAGACGCATGGCCCCGACGCGGTCGAGGCTGCGTGGGCGTGCGGCATTCGCTCGGTGGGGGAAAACAAGGTGCAGGAGGCGCTCGACAAGATGGCGCACGTCGCCGCACCGGTGGCGTGGCATCTCATCGGGCACCTGCAGCGGAACAAGGCGAAGCACGCGACCCGCTTTGCCCTGGTGCATTCGATGGACAGCGCGCGTTTGGCCGATGCGCTGCACGACGTGGCGCAGAAGGCCGGGACGCGTCTGCGCGTCCTGGTGCAGGTGAACGCCAGCGGTGAGGAGAGCAAGGGAGGGTACGACCCATCGGAGCTGGCGGCCGAGGCGGCACGCCTGCGCAGGCTCGAGGCGCTGGACGTGGCGGGCGTGATGACGATGGCGCCGTTCGATGCCGACGAGGCGCTGCTGCGCTCCACGTTCGCACGGGCGCGTGCCGCGCGTGATGTGTTGCGCGAAGCGGGA of Gemmatimonadaceae bacterium contains these proteins:
- a CDS encoding YggS family pyridoxal phosphate-dependent enzyme codes for the protein MPFPGLADRLQSVQARIASAVARGAHGQRVELIAVTKTHGPDAVEAAWACGIRSVGENKVQEALDKMAHVAAPVAWHLIGHLQRNKAKHATRFALVHSMDSARLADALHDVAQKAGTRLRVLVQVNASGEESKGGYDPSELAAEAARLRRLEALDVAGVMTMAPFDADEALLRSTFARARAARDVLREAGHAAHELSMGMSNDFEVAVEEGATMVRLGTILFGERTP